The nucleotide sequence aatgcaaatggcccaaaTATTAATGATCGTGTCGTTTTTCAGGAATTGCAATGGACCAAATTGTTGTCCAAGGCCTGGATTCAAAACATGTAGCTGTAATGCTAATCAATCATCATCATTGCTTATCAGTCGTAATCAATTCTtacttttttttaactttctccttTTTGGAAAAAACGGAAGCATTATCAGTCAACTGAAAAGAGTATGTTATAAGTACAATGAAATCTGGGAAAAGAACTATGGTAATTCTTTCTCTTCTATTTGACCGTCATACAATCTAACTCGCAACAAATTGGAGGAAAGTAATTTATTTTTCCCTATATTTATTTCTATAAGCAAGAATTTCACGCACTTTTCCCCTTCCCAAACCCTAGAGTTCAAGGCACTGATCCCCAAGCCAAGGAGTCGAtgccgccaggaggaggaggcgagcatGGCTGCACGGAGCAGGACCATCCATTGGCGACCGGTCGCCGTGACGAGGGCGCTCCGTCCTATCCTATGCCGCCGCCTCCCCTCATTGTTCCCGTAGCTTCTGAGGTTTGCTCTACCGCCTGTTTCTTGTTCCAATCTTTGATTCATGAAAGGGAACCCGCTCGGGCGACTCGGACGGAGCCCCAAATCCGGCAGGATCGCCATACCTCCTATCCTCCCCTTTTGTCGCCGCTCGATGAAGCCGCCGGGTGAAGCCCTATCGGCTGATTGGGTGGTGCGGGCACCCAAGGGCGCGGGGCACATCCCTCGGATCTAGGTCACGGCGGAGTGAGGCGGTGGCGTGGTGATGGGTGGATGCGGCGGAGCTGCAGGGGCGCCGTGGGAGGGTTGGTGGTGCGGCTGTGCTGGTGTCGCGCAGGGCCCAGCGGGGGCCGGGTGGTTCGAGATCGGGGGGTGGGCGCCTTCGTGGTCTCCGGTCAGATCCTCTCGGATCTGGCCCCTAGGCGTCGGTGTGCGGTGCGGGGTGTTGGCAGCAGCCATGTTGGCAACTGCGTGGGTGTAGGCTGCGATGACGTGGTGGCGGTCCATGGTGGTGGTGCGGGTTGGTTCGCGGCGGCTGCGGGACATGCTCCGGCATCTGGCCGTTGGCGAGCTACTCTTGTGGAGGTCCCTGGGTCCTCTCGCGGCAACAGGGTGTGGCCGTTCGGGCACCTCACGTCGCTGGGCGTGTGGCCGGTCCTTGCCAGATGCAGATCCAGGCCGGGAGTCGAGGTTGGGTGTCGCAGGAGGGTGACGTCTGGGAGAGGTGGTGGGAGTGGTGGGTGGCGCCGATGCGGTCGGGTCACCCGTCACCGGCAGGGGTGCCGGTCATCGACATGGTCTGCTCCTGCTTCACCTCTTCTTCGATCTAGTGGCTCCCCGATCGATCTGGTTGTTCTAGTCGCTGGCGGCTTTGTCGGCGGTCGGAGATTGCCAATTGGCACATTGTTCGCAGCCATGGAGGGCCTATGGGGTGTCTTGTTCCCCGGGCGGCGGCCCGGGTGGTGGGAGCTGCGATGCTGGTGGGCTGAGCTCGCGGCTTAGGTGCAGGCGACTAGCGTCCATGGCCGCGTGGGCGGCGTGATGGTTGGTGTTTTGACGTTCTGTGGCGGTGTAGGTGGAGTATGCTTGCCAGGGTGAAAACCATGTCTGGCTTTGGCTAGGCCAATGGAGGCGGCGCCCATGGACGTCGTCATCTTCCTGAAGTCTCCCTTGTGATTACTCCTTTCCTTTCGTCGTGCTCCGGATGAAAATCTGGATCACTGGATTGGGTGGTGGCGGCGCTTCGGTGGGCACCGTCTTGGAGCTCACGGTTCGTCGACATTCAACTTCACCTCTTTATGGTTTCTCCGGGAAGGGCTCCGGCGGCTCCTTAGTGATGCTCACTGTCGATCTGTAGTCTACTTCGAGTTGTGTGGGGTGTTGTTGTTGAAGGTCTTTGGCACCTATGTATCTGGCCTTGGGTGAGTGTGGGTGGGGGTATGTTGTGTTGTGGTTTGTATCGATTGGTATGTTGGTTGTTGCTAtatatataaagcagggcgaaagcctttttctgTAAAGGGAATCAGGAATCTAAACGTCCGTCTCTATTAtttgtagaagaagaagaagaagaagcacgagcaggagcaggagcatgaGAAACACCCTGCTGGGAGCCTTCCTGAGGGCCCCCTTGTCGAGATCCTGTCCCGGGTGCCCTACAAGTCACTGTGCCGCTTCAAGTGTGTGTCCAAGCCGTGGCTTGCCCTCTGCTCTGACCCCGACATCCGCAAGAGGTCACCCAAGACCATGGTAGATTTCTTCCTCCGCAACTATGGCATCGGCCCCTGTTTCATTAACTTGTCTGGAAGAGGCCAGCCCCTGGTCgacccttctctctctttcttgcGTGAGAGCTTTACACTTCTCATCCCCCAGCAGTGCTGCGGTGGCCTTGTTCTCTGCAAATACTGGGAATCACGTTATGTTGAGGAATATGAGTACAATCTTGTCGTGTGCAATCCTGCGACCAAGAAGTGGGCCGAGCTGCCTCCTAATCCTATACAATTGCAagacgaagacgaagaagaagtcgaAGAATATTTGTGTTTCGATCCAGCCGTCCCCTCCCGTTTCGTGGTACTCTCACACACTTGGGATTTCACAGAAGTGGCAATCTACTCATCAGACACTGGACGATGGACTACGGTGGAGAGTGGTTGGACTGATGAGGCTCCTGTTGGTCTTCCTGTCTTCCTGAATGGTACTTTGCATTTGATGACCACTGAATATTCAATAGTCACAGTAGACACAGAGGGGAAGGTTTGGGGGCAAATTGATATTCCAGGCAACATGCAAGACAGCTCTGATCATCCGTTCATTGGACAGTCTCAGGGACGATTGTATGCTTTGTGTATAAATGATAATATTGATGTTTGCCAACTTTCAGTTTGGGCTCTTGAGGATTATGGTGGTGCAAAGTGGGCCTTGAAGGATACTGTTAACATTTCAGAACTGTTTGGAAGGGATCGTTACAAATATGT is from Triticum aestivum cultivar Chinese Spring chromosome 1B, IWGSC CS RefSeq v2.1, whole genome shotgun sequence and encodes:
- the LOC123112352 gene encoding uncharacterized protein isoform X3, giving the protein MVDFFLRNYGIGPCFINLSGRGQPLVDPSLSFLRESFTLLIPQQCCGGLVLCKYWESRYVEEYEYNLVVCNPATKKWAELPPNPIQLQDEDEEEVEEYLCFDPAVPSRFVVLSHTWDFTEVAIYSSDTGRWTTVESGWTDEAPVGLPVFLNGTLHLMTTEYSIVTVDTEGKVWGQIDIPGNMQDSSDHPFIGQSQGRLYALCINDNIDVCQLSVWALEDYGGAKWALKDTVNISELFGRDRYKYVEPLAIHPDCDLIFLADRRGKAISYDMDSKKVHVIGTYQTFDGAVPYVPCFAEWPSDGH
- the LOC123112352 gene encoding putative F-box protein At3g10240 isoform X2, producing the protein MPPGGGGEHGCTEQDHPLATGRRDEGAPSYPMPPPPLIVPVASEKKKKKKHEQEQEHEKHPAGSLPEGPLVEILSRVPYKSLCRFKCVSKPWLALCSDPDIRKRSPKTMQCCGGLVLCKYWESRYVEEYEYNLVVCNPATKKWAELPPNPIQLQDEDEEEVEEYLCFDPAVPSRFVVLSHTWDFTEVAIYSSDTGRWTTVESGWTDEAPVGLPVFLNGTLHLMTTEYSIVTVDTEGKVWGQIDIPGNMQDSSDHPFIGQSQGRLYALCINDNIDVCQLSVWALEDYGGAKWALKDTVNISELFGRDRYKYVEPLAIHPDCDLIFLADRRGKAISYDMDSKKVHVIGTYQTFDGAVPYVPCFAEWPSDGH
- the LOC123112352 gene encoding putative F-box protein At3g10240 isoform X1, producing MPPGGGGEHGCTEQDHPLATGRRDEGAPSYPMPPPPLIVPVASEKKKKKKHEQEQEHEKHPAGSLPEGPLVEILSRVPYKSLCRFKCVSKPWLALCSDPDIRKRSPKTMVDFFLRNYGIGPCFINLSGRGQPLVDPSLSFLRESFTLLIPQQCCGGLVLCKYWESRYVEEYEYNLVVCNPATKKWAELPPNPIQLQDEDEEEVEEYLCFDPAVPSRFVVLSHTWDFTEVAIYSSDTGRWTTVESGWTDEAPVGLPVFLNGTLHLMTTEYSIVTVDTEGKVWGQIDIPGNMQDSSDHPFIGQSQGRLYALCINDNIDVCQLSVWALEDYGGAKWALKDTVNISELFGRDRYKYVEPLAIHPDCDLIFLADRRGKAISYDMDSKKVHVIGTYQTFDGAVPYVPCFAEWPSDGH